DNA from Quercus lobata isolate SW786 chromosome 1, ValleyOak3.0 Primary Assembly, whole genome shotgun sequence:
AGACATGCAAAACTCCTTCCACAGACAAACCCTTGGGCTAATGCATGATTCTGAATATCAATGTGTGAATGGAGTGCGTACTTTAAAACGGCTTATTTCAGAAGAATCCAAACATTGTCACCTTCAACCATGAAGACACGCACAAAACTCATTCCACAGACTTAGGCTAGCGTGCTTGATTCAGAATATCAATGTGTGAATGGAGTATATGCTTAATCACAAGAATCCAAGCATTGTCACCTTCAACAATCAAGACACATATAAAGCTCTCCCAGACAAAAAGCCTTAGGCTAGCGCATGATTCTGAACATCAATGAAACTGCTCCAACTTGCTCCTGTAATCCTTAAACGTGACCTGGGCTCCATGTTCAATCTGTACAGATGTCAAACCCCACAGTGTGTTAAGTTGAACAGGGGAACTAGTGACGTTACCTCTCCCAACCCCACAATGGAGCTTGTCCTCAAAAACTGTTGATTTTCACAAGAATCCAGGCATATACAAAACTCCTTCCACAGACAAAAGCCTGAAAGTGGCGCATGATTCTGAACATCAATGTAACTCAAATCTGTAATCCTTACTACTAGACCCAGGTTGCAAGTTTGATCCTACAGATATCAACCTTGTTACATGTACCCATGTCTCCCCACCAAAACTGCATTAAGTTGAACTGAAGCAACAAGATTCCACATGATACTATGATAGATTAAAGATCCACACTAATAAACACAGGGAACGTTAACTTTCCCTGggcagaatataaaaaaaacgtAATTCAATCAAACTAAAAAGCCTAACCAACAAAATCAACTGCATCATACCAACTCGGGACAAAACTTTAGCAGTTATAAGAGTGCAGAGACAAGGAAAATCATAAAGAGAGCTACCTCAATTGAAGTCTCCCAGGTTTTATGATGCAGTCGCAACCAAAAGACATTGTAGCAGTGGGTGATTCAGCAAGGCTCAATTCTCCCACAATGCAGCCAAAGTTTACTTTGCATATGGAGTAACCAGAGAGAAAATAGTTCCAGCTTCCAAACTCCAACTTGTTGAAGGAAACAGGAAGACTAAAGAAGCTAATGACACCAAAAGTAAGGGTACAGATTACATACTGACAGCTGTCCATTAATTTATACCAAATCAAAGGGACAATCGACAATAAAAGACCAAACTCCTTATAACAAAGATTCTAAAAGTTCTCTCTAGGGGTAGTTTTTCCTCTTTTGTCTAGGTAGTAGGATTTTGGTAAAGTTACACAAAATAGACGAGGTTGTTGCATCACCAAACAGCAAACGGCCACAGAATATTGTAATagccaaacaataaaaaaagataaatgcCTTCAATTATTCTGCTTTGCTTCCTCATGATACTTCTCCAAATCAGCATCAAGATCTTCTTGAGATACCTTTTCACCACGGCCTCTTCCCCGTCCACGTCCACGACCCCTTTTAAAACCACGGCCATTACTGCCGCCACGTGGCCTTCCTAGTGCACCGCCCCTCCCTTGTCCACTGCTCATTAACCACATTGAACACGTTAATAAGGACTGCCATATCATTACCATCAGCAGGACAAATGATATACAAATTCTACAAGATGTAACATAAATGAAGTGCCACATCCAGaatgccaaaagaaaaaaggtatcCAGATTCAATGAGTGGATTAAGATCACAAAAGAAGCATAGCATAGGCTTAATTCTTGTCCATCTTCCACAAAAATCTACCAAGCCCAAGGTACTCCATCCACATGTGGACCATAGGTAATAGTTGCAGCATCACTCATACAATCATACCATCATATTGTAATTCTAAAAAAGGTTTATTTAAGCTCTAGATGCATTTTAGGTATTAATAGTATTTTTAATGTAAGCTCTCAAACTCACATATGCCACAAAAATTGTTCTGTAATTGCTTTACAGTTAATTCTACATAAAACCATTGCAATAAACAAAGAACTACCTCTTGATTTTCACATATTTCCCAACAAGGTAGTACATAAGCAAAATGCATGCTCCTACTACACTGAAATACGTGTACACCAACAGCAGAATCTAAATCAtggacatttaaaaaaaataataataataatcataactGTCTCCCACTGAATTGACAGCCAGATATTCCCACTTTCAGTTCAAGAAGCTATGAGTAGAATataattattcaaaaatataaaaaaaacatgcatACCATGTACTCTTTATGCCAAAAAGATCATTAGAGCAAAGACAACCTTGTTTTGAATTCTAACCAATATGCATTTCAAGCATACCCTCAGGAGATGAGAAAAATTTATATTGATAATGAATAAGCAGACGGGTCATGCCAAATAAAGCAAGCaggacaaaaaaaaacttgacatcaTATGGGCCATCCCAAGCAAAGCAGACGAGACAAAAACCTGACAACACAAGAACCAATATGCAAAAGAGCATTAGCAGAGTTATTTGTTAGATCGTGCGTACCCTCTGGGAATCCCATTTAAATTTCCAACAGTGCCATTAGCTGCTGGAGCTACAGTAGGTGTTGCAATGTTTGTACCCACAATCTCTATCTTCATTGGTTTCCCATCAAGCTGGACGTTGTTGTACCTCTTGACAGCAGCCACAGCATCTCCTCGTCTGGAGAAGACTACTTCGGCCGTTCCctaagaaaaaagtttttttttttttttttaatgaactaCAGCAGAGCAGAAAGAATTCATCAGAAGGACCTAATCATGCCAGAATTGACAAGATACCTTTGATCTCCCACTCCTGTCATAATGAATTGTATAACGTTTCAGGTCACCAACTTCCGAAAACAGCTCCTGCACATAGTTCAAATAAGttttaggaaaaagaaaaaacaaacaacaaactttttttgaattaattttctcAAAGGAAGGCCCTGAATGTATCAGAtcatgagaaaagaaagattcagAGAGAGATATTTTTGCACATTGagatgatttattttttgtgaataTAATGTAATTGATATAGGGAAGAATCTTATCAAAGTATGCAAATAACCTCCTAGGAAGAAATTCATATGCTTCAAGATGCCTTTCAATTGTGAAAACCAAACAACCAAATGTAATTCCCACTTCTGACCatctcaaataaatatatagaagaGGGAAGAAAGTCGTTGCAATCATGATAAAAGAACATGCAAACATTCAATGGCAGATTCATAAAGCCTATACAACAGAATCAGCATAAGATAGATcccaattcattaaaaaaaatattaaaaatagacaAACACAGGCATATAAAAAGATAGACAAACAAGGTAATCTCTCCATTAGGTAAATAccttaaaagaaatatatctAAAGTAAGTGTAATTACTCATCAATCATTGCCAACAAAAACCCACTTAAAAGAAGTGTTTTTAAACATGAACCCaaataaagaagagaaatgaACTTTTATGAAGACCATACAAatataatttggtatttttacCACATCCTTGCAAGCAAAATAAAAACAGTCAACCTAACATGTATGGGGTTGTAATAATGCATATAACCAAAACCGAAAACCATCAGATACTCCGACCCCCAACTTTCATAGATAACAACAAATAACAATATTCGAAACTAGTTACCAAATCTTAAAACAACTAAATAAACTGTCAAACAACAACCAACAAAAGTTTTTAAATAAGCAATTCAGATTAATCTCCAGATAAACCAAAACACGAACACACGCGCATAAAACACTGttcttttttacattaattaataCTAAAACATACGCACAAACACAGTTTCAAGGAGCAAACTTTAGAACCAAATAACAATATTTGAAGGCAGTTTCGGAAAGCAGTAACTAAAAAATCTTACAGCTAAACAAACTGTAAAAAACACAACCAACAACTGAATTACACAACGTAATTCAGATTAATCACAAGATAagccaaaacacacaaaatataCACGCATAAAACAGTGATAACAGTTTGAAGGAGCAAACTTAAGCACCAAAAAGAGGAAATGAAGTAAAAATTACCTTAATGTCCTCGTTGGAAACACCGTAATCAAGGTTGGAGATGTAGAGCTTGGTACCGGTCTCAATAGCAGAGGCTCGCCCCAAATTCTCTTCCATAAACAAATCGTGCTGCCACGTCGACTCTGGAGCCTATAATTAAAACCCaaacaagcacaaaaaaaattaactttgagATCAAACTTGTAGCAAAgttatttaaaaatcaaaactttatagacacacagagagagaaacagaTCGGAGgactgtttttttgttttggtttatacCTTAGGAGTAGAATAGGGACCCGTACGGTTGGCGGAGCGGTTGGACAAGCGGCGAGCGGGTCCGGGTCCGGAGGAGGGTCGGGC
Protein-coding regions in this window:
- the LOC115987577 gene encoding THO complex subunit 4A translates to MTTALDMALDDIIKTNKQSSGSSNRGRARPSSGPGPARRLSNRSANRTGPYSTPKAPESTWQHDLFMEENLGRASAIETGTKLYISNLDYGVSNEDIKELFSEVGDLKRYTIHYDRSGRSKGTAEVVFSRRGDAVAAVKRYNNVQLDGKPMKIEIVGTNIATPTVAPAANGTVGNLNGIPRGGQGRGGALGRPRGGSNGRGFKRGRGRGRGRGRGEKVSQEDLDADLEKYHEEAKQNN